The sequence below is a genomic window from bacterium.
CTTCGGCGGAGAGGCGGGCGATCGCGAGATAGGCCGCGCCGGCGGCCTTCCACGCCGCGGCGTCCTTCATCTGCTCCGGCGCGACCCGCCCTTCGCCCTGCGGGTCCATCAGGCCGAACCAGCCGCACGCGGACAGGTCGTCGCGCAGCACGCCGCCGATCTCGCCCGCGTCGGCGGCGCGCGCGCCTTCGCCGACCTCGGTCGGAGGAAGGGCGAGGGCGATCTTCGCCGCCGCCGCGCCGGAGATGACGCCGGTCACCTCCTCCGGCTTCTGCTGCGTCGTCGGCGGGGGCGCCTGCGGCGCGGGAGGCGGCGTCGGCTCCTGGCAGAGCGCGGGCGCGGAGGCCGCGGCGAGCGCGGCGAGGAGGGGCGGAAGCCAAGCGATCGAGAGGCGGGGCATGCGGCGGAAACCTCCCGCGGCCCCCGGCGGTCAATCCTGGCCGGGAGGCAGCAGTTCGAAAACGAAGCGGGCGCGGAGCCGGTCCCGGCCGTAGTTCGGCGGGAGCGGCGGCAGTTTTCCCAGCGAGGCGACGGCGCGCAGCGCCGAGGCGTCGAGCGGCGCGTAGCCGGAGGGGGTCGCGACCGCGGCGTCGCCGACGCGCCCGTCGTGCTGGATCACGAAGGCGACGACGACCCGCTGCGGCGCGGAGCCGGTGGGGAGGACCGGGCGGTCGCGCCAGCCGTCCTGCAGGCGGTTGACGATCAGGGCGATGTACCAGTCGGCGCTGAACGGGTCGTCCGTGCCGAAGCCGCCGATTCCGCCGCCGGCCGATCCTTCGGGCAGGCCGGGGACGCCGCCGACGCCGCCCGATCCGGCGCGGCCGGCGCCCTTCGGGCCGCCGACGAAGCCGGCCTCGGCCGGTCCGGGCTTCCCCTTGGTCTCGACCCGCTCCAGATCCTCGGTCTGCTC
It includes:
- a CDS encoding TonB C-terminal domain-containing protein, with product MKVRIRLPAGADFGSFAVAALGHVALFGALFVFAAGHSATTTGPTLTVRLSGPAGPIRGGRIGGGPRETAAAAPGGVAAPEPRQAKRPHEEQESKRETARKQPRNVARKLAGATEQTEDLERVETKGKPGPAEAGFVGGPKGAGRAGSGGVGGVPGLPEGSAGGGIGGFGTDDPFSADWYIALIVNRLQDGWRDRPVLPTGSAPQRVVVAFVIQHDGRVGDAAVATPSGYAPLDASALRAVASLGKLPPLPPNYGRDRLRARFVFELLPPGQD